One Sparus aurata chromosome 23, fSpaAur1.1, whole genome shotgun sequence genomic window, GAAGTGCGTGCAAATGTTCCTGCAGAGCTCAGTGTGTGGATTGACCCGTATGAGGTATCCTACCAGATCGGAGAGAAGGGGGCAGTGAAGGTTCTCTACCTGGAGGACCCTCCAGGCCTCGGCTGTGACAGCGAGAGGGCCGAGGGGGCGATCAGAGAGGGTAAAGGAGAtccagaggcagaggaggccAAGAGTCTGGGCTTTAACCCAGATGCTCAGGTGTTTGTGCCAATTGGAAGCCAGGCGTCTCCTGCCCTCATGCCGTCGCTCTCCAGCTCTCCCACCCCCATGTCTGCCCAGCCCTGTCCCGGGCTCTTCAGCTACCCCAGCTCCAGCACCCCCACCGACCCTGCTGCCCACTCTTCCAATACCTCTACCCCTTCTCCTCCCAGCGGCGGGTTGCCCTACCTCTCCACTCAGCAGCCACCCTCCGCTCTTCCCGCGGCCCGTCCTCAGCCCATCACCTTCACCACCGCCAGCTTCGCCGCCACGAAATTCGGCTCGACCAAGATGAAGAAGTGCAGTGGGGCTGGATCGGCAGCCAGCTCGGCGGTCGTCATACCTCCTGCCCAGAGAATGCTCTCCCGCTCTCCCACCACCATCTCGGCACCGGAGCTACTCAAGCACAagcccctctccctctccttgcACTCCCTCGGGGGTCCCATCGCCAGCCAGCTCTCCCCCAACGCCAAAGAGTTTGTCTACCCAGGATCCCCAGGCCCCCTTTACTTCGACGCTGACACCCAGCCCATGCAGCCTCACGCCAGCCCATTCCAACCCCCCCACACTGTTAACACCCACCCGTCGTTTGACCCCTTCTCCAGCCCTCCTCCCGCCCCGAGCGT contains:
- the tob2 gene encoding protein Tob2, which produces MHLEVKVALNFIVSYLYNKLPRRRADLFGEELERILVSRFEGHWYPEAPLRGSAFRCIHLGAPRDPVVELAAKRSGLDTEEVRANVPAELSVWIDPYEVSYQIGEKGAVKVLYLEDPPGLGCDSERAEGAIREGKGDPEAEEAKSLGFNPDAQVFVPIGSQASPALMPSLSSSPTPMSAQPCPGLFSYPSSSTPTDPAAHSSNTSTPSPPSGGLPYLSTQQPPSALPAARPQPITFTTASFAATKFGSTKMKKCSGAGSAASSAVVIPPAQRMLSRSPTTISAPELLKHKPLSLSLHSLGGPIASQLSPNAKEFVYPGSPGPLYFDADTQPMQPHASPFQPPHTVNTHPSFDPFSSPPPAPSVGIIGSNGGIPYMEKPPFVEGLGSYNLQYPSQSFQPVVLAN